A portion of the Rhinolophus sinicus isolate RSC01 linkage group LG16, ASM3656204v1, whole genome shotgun sequence genome contains these proteins:
- the MORN3 gene encoding MORN repeat-containing protein 3 isoform X2: protein MHQPALDLHRPVDVLPRTPKDPHPSPRAVPRAHSLGRKGQALRGGLAGAPRYHSDPGRARDAGARAAGCNRGRRLRPHCFRPETPDPGCAPQVSAGKGTQIWKKKGAIYEGDWKFGKRDGYGTLSLPDQETGKYRKVYSGWWKGDKKSGYGIQFFGPKEYYEGEWCGNQRSGWGRTYYSNGNIYEGQWRNDKPDGEGMLRLKNGNRYEGYWQRGLKNGSGRFFHLDHGQLFEGFWVDDVAKCGTMIDFGRDEAPEPTQFPIPKIKLLDPDSVLEEALATFKKTQED from the exons ATGCACCAGCCGGCTCTCGACCTCCACAGGCCGGTAGACGTCCTTCCGCGGACGCCCAAGGATCCGCACCCTTCTCCACGCGCGGTCCCGCGAGCGCACAGTCTGGGCAGGAAGGGGCAGGCACTGCGCGGTGGCCTTGCAGGGGCCCCGCGTTACCATAGCGACCCTGGCCGCGCCCGGGACGCCGGAGCGCGCGCAGCTGGCTGCAATAGAGGCAGGAGGCTGCGACCCCACTGCTTCCGCCCCGAGACTCCGGATCCAGGCTGCGCCCCTCAGGTGAGCGCAG GAAAAGGAACACAGATCTGGAAGAAGAAAGGGGCCATCTATGAGGGAGACTGGAAGTTTGGAAAGCGAGATGGCTATGGCACCCTTAGCCTTCCTGACCAAGAGACGGGAAAGTACAGGAAAGTATACTCGGGCTGGTGGAAAGGCGATAAGAAATCG GGCTATGGGATCCAGTTTTTCGGACCCAAGGAGTATTACGAGGGTGAGTGGTGCGGCAACCAGCGCAGCGGGTGGGGCCGCACGTACTACAGCAACGGCAACATCTACGAAGGCCAGTGGCGGAACGACAAGCCTGATGGGGAGGGCATGTTGCGCCTGA AGAATGGGAACCGCTATGAGGGATACTGGCAGCGAGGCTTGAAGAACGGGTCTGGGCGTTTCTTCCACCTGGACCATGGTCAGCTGTTTGAAGGCTTCTGGGTGGACGATGTGGCCAAGTGTGGCACGATGATCGACTTTGGTCGTGATGAGGCCCCTGAGCCCACCCAGTTCCCCATTCCTAAG ATCAAACTTCTAGATCCCGACAGCGTACTGGAGGAAGCCTTGGCCACGTTCAAGAAGACACAAGAAGATTGA
- the MORN3 gene encoding MORN repeat-containing protein 3 isoform X3, giving the protein MPVSKCLKKSEPLWKEWEKKAQKNGPRRQVYAVNGDRYLGEWKDNMKHGKGTQIWKKKGAIYEGDWKFGKRDGYGTLSLPDQETGKYRKVYSGWWKGDKKSGYGIQFFGPKEYYEGEWCGNQRSGWGRTYYSNGNIYEGQWRNDKPDGEGMLRLKNGNRYEGYWQRGLKNGSGRFFHLDHGQLFEGFWVDDVAKCGTMIDFGRDEAPEPTQFPIPKIKLLDPDSVLEEALATFKKTQED; this is encoded by the exons ATGCCTGTCTCCAAGTGCCTGAAAAAGTCCGAGCCCCTGTGGAAGGAATGGGAAAAGAAGGCCCAGAAGAACGGACCGAGGCGCCAGGTATATGCGGTCAATGGCGACCGCTATTTGGGAGAATGGAAGGACAACATGAAACATG GAAAAGGAACACAGATCTGGAAGAAGAAAGGGGCCATCTATGAGGGAGACTGGAAGTTTGGAAAGCGAGATGGCTATGGCACCCTTAGCCTTCCTGACCAAGAGACGGGAAAGTACAGGAAAGTATACTCGGGCTGGTGGAAAGGCGATAAGAAATCG GGCTATGGGATCCAGTTTTTCGGACCCAAGGAGTATTACGAGGGTGAGTGGTGCGGCAACCAGCGCAGCGGGTGGGGCCGCACGTACTACAGCAACGGCAACATCTACGAAGGCCAGTGGCGGAACGACAAGCCTGATGGGGAGGGCATGTTGCGCCTGA AGAATGGGAACCGCTATGAGGGATACTGGCAGCGAGGCTTGAAGAACGGGTCTGGGCGTTTCTTCCACCTGGACCATGGTCAGCTGTTTGAAGGCTTCTGGGTGGACGATGTGGCCAAGTGTGGCACGATGATCGACTTTGGTCGTGATGAGGCCCCTGAGCCCACCCAGTTCCCCATTCCTAAG ATCAAACTTCTAGATCCCGACAGCGTACTGGAGGAAGCCTTGGCCACGTTCAAGAAGACACAAGAAGATTGA
- the MORN3 gene encoding MORN repeat-containing protein 3 isoform X1, translating into MHQPALDLHRPVDVLPRTPKDPHPSPRAVPRAHSLGRKGQALRGGLAGAPRYHSDPGRARDAGARAAGCNRGRRLRPHCFRPETPDPGCAPQVSAAPSGPAEAGNMPVSKCLKKSEPLWKEWEKKAQKNGPRRQVYAVNGDRYLGEWKDNMKHGKGTQIWKKKGAIYEGDWKFGKRDGYGTLSLPDQETGKYRKVYSGWWKGDKKSGYGIQFFGPKEYYEGEWCGNQRSGWGRTYYSNGNIYEGQWRNDKPDGEGMLRLKNGNRYEGYWQRGLKNGSGRFFHLDHGQLFEGFWVDDVAKCGTMIDFGRDEAPEPTQFPIPKIKLLDPDSVLEEALATFKKTQED; encoded by the exons ATGCACCAGCCGGCTCTCGACCTCCACAGGCCGGTAGACGTCCTTCCGCGGACGCCCAAGGATCCGCACCCTTCTCCACGCGCGGTCCCGCGAGCGCACAGTCTGGGCAGGAAGGGGCAGGCACTGCGCGGTGGCCTTGCAGGGGCCCCGCGTTACCATAGCGACCCTGGCCGCGCCCGGGACGCCGGAGCGCGCGCAGCTGGCTGCAATAGAGGCAGGAGGCTGCGACCCCACTGCTTCCGCCCCGAGACTCCGGATCCAGGCTGCGCCCCTCAGGTGAGCGCAG CACCCTCTGGCCCAGCAGAAGCAGGAAACATGCCTGTCTCCAAGTGCCTGAAAAAGTCCGAGCCCCTGTGGAAGGAATGGGAAAAGAAGGCCCAGAAGAACGGACCGAGGCGCCAGGTATATGCGGTCAATGGCGACCGCTATTTGGGAGAATGGAAGGACAACATGAAACATG GAAAAGGAACACAGATCTGGAAGAAGAAAGGGGCCATCTATGAGGGAGACTGGAAGTTTGGAAAGCGAGATGGCTATGGCACCCTTAGCCTTCCTGACCAAGAGACGGGAAAGTACAGGAAAGTATACTCGGGCTGGTGGAAAGGCGATAAGAAATCG GGCTATGGGATCCAGTTTTTCGGACCCAAGGAGTATTACGAGGGTGAGTGGTGCGGCAACCAGCGCAGCGGGTGGGGCCGCACGTACTACAGCAACGGCAACATCTACGAAGGCCAGTGGCGGAACGACAAGCCTGATGGGGAGGGCATGTTGCGCCTGA AGAATGGGAACCGCTATGAGGGATACTGGCAGCGAGGCTTGAAGAACGGGTCTGGGCGTTTCTTCCACCTGGACCATGGTCAGCTGTTTGAAGGCTTCTGGGTGGACGATGTGGCCAAGTGTGGCACGATGATCGACTTTGGTCGTGATGAGGCCCCTGAGCCCACCCAGTTCCCCATTCCTAAG ATCAAACTTCTAGATCCCGACAGCGTACTGGAGGAAGCCTTGGCCACGTTCAAGAAGACACAAGAAGATTGA